The Pseudomonadota bacterium DNA segment ATAGTTACCCTGATTAAATCATTATAAAAAATGTTTGCAATATGATGGGAATATGCTATATTAGCACTCATGTAAGACGAGTGCTAATAATCTTTATGACGATGAGGTGATAAAATGGCTAACAATACTCAGTTGATTCCTGTAGCCAACTCGTTTTCTCTGTACATGACGGAAATAAACCGCTTTCCTCTGCTTAAGCCTGAGGAGGAGAGAGAGCTTGCCTTCCAATATCATGATCATGGAGACCTCGAAGCTGCACATAAGCTGGTTGTCAGTAACTTACGTTTTGTGGTTAAAATTGCATCTGAATATAGTGGCTACCAGATGAAGAAAATGGACCTGATCCAGGAAGGCAACCTGGGTTTGATGACCGCGGTAAAGAAATTCGATCCTGAGCGGGGTTACAAGCTAATTTCTTATGCTGTATGGTGGATACGGGCTTATATTCAGGATTATATCATGCGGTCATGGAGCCTGGTGAAAATTGGCACAACTCAACTGCAAAAACGATTGTTTTACAAACTTTCCAAGATCAAAGGGTTGCTTAATGGTAATGAGATTGATCGTGAAGCCATGCGGGCACTGATGGATGGGCAGGAAGACGATGAAAAGGTCCGGGCCCTCTACGAGCGGCTCAGCCAGCGTGATCTCTCACTTTTTCGAACCATAAATGATGGAGATGCCACTTATATGGATATGCTGGTCTCCGATGATAATCAGGAGAAAGCCTTAATTGATCTGGATGAACAGCAGATGTTGCAGGAGAAAGTCAGGGAGGCGTTGTCCATGCTTACCAGTCGTGAGCGGCAGGTCGTGGAAGGGCGGTTTTTTTCCGGATCAGCGAAAACATTGCAGGAAGTCGGAGACGGTTTGGGGATTACCCGTGAGCGGGTCAGACAGTTGGAAAATAA contains these protein-coding regions:
- a CDS encoding RNA polymerase factor sigma-32; amino-acid sequence: MANNTQLIPVANSFSLYMTEINRFPLLKPEEERELAFQYHDHGDLEAAHKLVVSNLRFVVKIASEYSGYQMKKMDLIQEGNLGLMTAVKKFDPERGYKLISYAVWWIRAYIQDYIMRSWSLVKIGTTQLQKRLFYKLSKIKGLLNGNEIDREAMRALMDGQEDDEKVRALYERLSQRDLSLFRTINDGDATYMDMLVSDDNQEKALIDLDEQQMLQEKVREALSMLTSRERQVVEGRFFSGSAKTLQEVGDGLGITRERVRQLENNAKKKLKKRLEIELDNLSLAA